AGGCCTAGAACCTtttatacaaattggaaaagagctCTTTCCAAGGCACAAGAAAGGGTGGTGTTTGACACTCCATGGAGACAGTGAAAGACACAAACTAGAGACCCCCCCCAACCCTGAatgtgtccatgtcactttgcaGGTTCAGACCCAGGACCAACACTGCCAGGGTCCAATCGCACTTGTTCTATGGGAGCACAGAGTCCTGGAGAAGAGCAGAGCCCTCCTAACACCTATGTTGGCTGCAGCCACTCACGTTTTCATCAGCAGGTCTAGCACCTCCCAGGTGGTAGCATATGTTCGGTACATGGCAACAAAAATGTCGAGACAGAGGTGGTCGCGGTTTTGAATAGCAGCTGGTATGTAGTCAATCATCTGTTGAATGTATTCTCGACTCTTGTAGTCGAATCGGGGGTGATTGGACATAGAGTCTGGCTCCTGTTCATTTTCACAACAGACCTAGGAAGGCAGGAGGGTCTAAATGTGGAAACTCTGAGAGACATCAGCAATCCATTACCAAAGAGTGATCAGTAAGCATAAAGAATGTTCCTCAGTGTCTCATGGGAACACACACCCAGGGAGGGACCTCAGGGGAGCACGGGGACAAACAAAAAAGTTCCTGCTAAGGCTGGCCTGTGTTACCTTGGGCTCACTGCGGGAAGCATGCCTCAAGTGTGTCAGAGGACGAATCAAACGTCTCCAAAAGCAGCCAAGCCAACTGCTCTTGGCTTTTTTGTGGCCAGAGCCTCTGCAAGTCTGGAAACAGCGGAACATCCTGCTCCCTCTAGGTCCTCCAGACAAGTAAGTCAGGTAAGGCTGCTGCTGGCCTCTGGTTACCTGGTAACCAGCATTCAGAGTTCCATCTGGACTGTTAAGTAAGTAAGGTCACTTCCTGAGGTCTCCAGCCAGAGCCCCtcctcaaatgctttctctagtGGTTACCAGTATTGCCCATTGCTGTCCATCTGTCTTCCATGTGTACAACAGGACACAGTGGCATCCATAAGTTCATGCCTCTACACTGTCCTGGGAACCCTGGCTTCAGGGAGACCCTCAGTTGTGAGAAAGCAGGCCGAAGTTTCCAAACCATGCCCTCTGTACCACAAGCATCCCAGGAAGAAGCAATTTCCTCTTAGGGTCTTCTCACTGTCCTGACCTTCTCCCTGCAGATCATTCTAGCATGGGTTTCCTAGTATGTCATCCTGTGTATATGATCACGCATGCCCTATATCTGGAAACCTCCTAATAGAGTTACCTGAGGAAAAGCCAAACATAGGCACCTGTGCCCATTCACACACGTGTACATGAAAGCaaatgaatacacaaacacacaaacacacatacacacaggcccAGTCCCAGGGGCACACAGAGCGTACTTTTACACATGGCCGGGAGCATGTCAGTGTAGAAAGGTCTCTCCTAGGTGAGCATTAGGGTTATTTGGTGGAGGTTAATGTGGGGATAAACTTTAGcaaagtgtatgtatgtgatcaTCTTAAATTGTGCCtttcaagattttattgaaaggacgcagatgtagctgtctcttgtgagactatgccggggcccagcaaacacagaagtggatgctcacagtcagctaatggatggatcatagggctcccaatggaggagctagagaaagtagccaaggagctaaagggatctgcaaccctataggtggaacaacattatgagctaaccagtaccccggagctcttgactctagctgcatatatatcaaaagatggcctagtcggccatcactggaaagagaggcccattggacttgcaaactttatatgccccagtacaggggaataccagggccaaaaagggggagtgggtgggcaggggagtgggggtgggtggatatgggggacttttggtatagcatgaaatgtaaatgagttaaatacctaataaaaaatggaaaaaaaaaaggaaaaaaaaaataaataaattgtgccTTTCTcttaggggagtgggtggggctcTTCTCCTTGTCCATGTGTTCTAGTGTTTTCCCATTTGGGCTTCCACAGGCCTCAGTGTGCTTCATCTGTGCTCCCCAGACCATGGCTGACTGGGTTCTGGTTTGCAGGGTGCCCCAGGCTGCTCACTATAACATTCCCTACCCTGAGGAAAAACTATGCACAAACATTGAGACTTTGGAAGTGTTTCCATATCCTAATTCTATGATGAGTACTATAAAATAAATTCCTAGGTCAATTTTTATTGTAGAAGAAAAATGGGAATGTAATCTGTCCATGCAAAAACAGATGAAGGAGTAAGGAAAAAAGAGAGGTGTTTGTGGTTCCTAGATTTTaagaaatatcaaaaaaaaatcatattgacATACACAGCATGAATCTCTCTTGGAAGGAAACAGGATCAATGGAGTTCAATGTGGGTAGAAGGATGTATGGGAGGCCTGCAAAgtgcaaatatatatttatatgacaaTAGCCTCATGTCCCACATTACCATGCACATGTACTTTTACAtagttaaaaatgttttgtttctttgaaaaagtTTTATCATTTTACATGGATGAGTGCATGTGTTTCTACAACTGCATCTGTGCTGTgtgcacagaagccagaagagcgcACTGGATCTCTTGTACCCTGATTCtgcatggttgtgagtcaccttgtgggtgcagggaaatgaacccaggtcctctgaaagagcagccagtacccttaacagctgagccaacaCTCAGGACCACTTTGGTTTAATGCTGGTCAGAGTAGCCAATTGTAGAAACCACAATGGTGTCCAGTGCTTCCCAGTAGAAAATTTCCAACTGGGTTGAAGAACACAACCTGGTAGTAAGTATCATTAATTTCTGATCCcttaattaaattattatatcAAAACCATTAAATATTAGCAACCTCAGGTAATAGCCACACCTATTCTAGCTACAACTATATAAATTCCAAGGCAGCTCATTGGGGATTGGTGCAATTGTATCCCAGGACACAGGGGGCTGCCCATCATATGAGGTCTCAAGGGCCCAAAGTCTTCCTAACTAGGGCCTGCCAAGGGATGCTATGCTGTCTGGCTACTGGGACAGCTGTGGTCTGGCTTCCCCACAGCAGGGTGGTAGACACCCCACAGAAGGCCTCTAAGAGCCTGCCTTAGAAGGCATTGATGTAGCAGGACAGTAACAAAAGCCCAAGAGCCTCAACATAAGGGAAGCACAATGCACCTAGTCATAGGCagtagaaagttctagaagacatGGTCTTGTCAAACCTACTCTGGTTATACTCCTAGAACTTGAAGTACTTTGTCTGGAGAacatatgtttttggttttgttttgttttttaatttttaactgagGTTTGAAAATTGTGCTGCTGAAAAATGTCACAAGTTCTCTCCCAGTGATCACATGAGGAGGAATATGTATCTTTAACAATAGGTTAATTGACATAAACAGGTTGAGTTCCCCTGAACCTCTTCCCGAGGAGATGATGCTGCATCCTGTGGCCACTAGAGGGCGGAGGTTGTCCATTGAGCAAAGGAGAACCTCCTGGACCTGTGTGCTGGCATCTCACTGACATTTCAGatagagatgggggtgggggtgactaCTACAGTGATCTCAACAGAGCAGGATTGGGGGCAGGAGCTTCATTCCTATCTCGGGTCCTCTTGATAGGCTGTGAAAAAACCATCAGATAGTTTAGCTTTTTAGTTATCTGATTCTCTTCAGTGCAAGGACCCTGCCTCCATGAAAGGTGTCCCATCCCACCTCCTGCAGAAGGATGGGTCAAATCGGCCAAACCAAATGACAGAGTCCTTTTCTGGGGCAGAGGCTGTAGAGGGTAATTAATCTTCTTAATTAGGGTAGTTCTTCAGAGGCTCATTTCCAATCAGCTATAGCTTTACCAAGAAACACTAGGAAAAGGTTTGTCCCATGTTCAAGGAAACCCAAGTCCCTTGTATATTCTGGGTGGCCCTGGATGTCAGCCACTTACCAAACTGTGTTGACATAGAGACCATGTTCACTTACACAGAGCGGAGCTGAGACACTAGCTCCATCTTGTCTGGCTCCTCCTCTTTGCCCAGGGGAGCCGGGGGAGCCTGGGTGAGCATCCCAGGGACGGTGTAGGGGCTGCTCTGAACCAGGACGCCACCAGCCAAATATGCTTGGGTCCTGACACCCCAGCTCCTCAAAGTACAGCCCATGTCCCCCTGACATCCACCTGAGGCCATAAAGGCAGCTAAGCCTCCAAGGGTTGTTAGTGTCAGAGCCTGGGTCATGGCAGCCAGACAACCTAGACTGTGGCCACCCATTTCCCATGGACCTGTTAGACAGAAGTGAGAAGTAGAGAAAGCCTGGGTATGGTGATGAGTGCCTTtttcccaggactcaggaaactGACACTGTTGGATGCCTGTGAgttctacacaatgagttctggGAGAGCCAGGCTACATAAGGGAAAGACTCTCTCaagatcaaacaaaacaaaacaaacaaaaagtatcaGAGAAAGGAGATATAACTAAACTCAGCACACTGGGGGAAGAGGAACAAATAATGGGGTCCAAAGTCACCCCACCCCAACTTAGGGTCCTAGAATGACGGTTTCTTTACAATAGAAAGCAAGAAGTGTGGAAAACTAAGCAGTCCTGATTGATGGGAGGTTGAGCCACCCAGCCTCTGCACCTGTGCATCCTGTGAGGTGATCTGGAGAGTGACCAGAACTCTGTGAGGCTTTTGTGGGAGCCAAGTTTCTCCTAGTGCCAGTGCCAGGCTTCATCCTCAGCCCTCTGTCTGCAGAAAATTCCAGAAGGGATTCCAATTATTTCTGGTGTGTTTGCTTCCATTTCCCGGTATCTGATAGAAGGGGTGCATTGTCTCTTTCGTGCAGTGTCTTCACATTCTCCAGGTCAGTTATATTTCCCCAGTCTTTCTCTGTACAGCTGGTTGAATGAAGACGCCCATGTCCACAACTAACAACATAAATGGAATATAAGTGGGAGACAGGGTtcgtgtaaaattaattaattttaatgtaaatctAGGTAAAAAATTAATCTGGCagctgtatttctttaccttCTGTAGTCCTCAACAACCACACAGGGAAATCAGATTTATTAAAATACCCTTGAGATGAATATTGAGCAAATCTTACTCCATTCTAAACCTGCAAGCTCATGAGGATTCCTCCCAGAAAATATCTCTTCATTACTTGCAAGTTTTGTCTTTCTTGATCCACCTCTCTCTCCTCAAGCTTCATGAACCTCTCTCCTCGTGGAtccattccttcctttcctgtctctttccacATTCCTCCTAGAATAGGAAGTCCCACTTTATCCTCTCTAAAGCTCTGGATTGGATCATTGGCTTTTATTGGCAAGTCAGAGAATGAATGAGGAGCAGTGTTTACAAAaattgagacaggattttctaAGAATAAACAGAACAGAGCTATGTCAGGAAAGAACCCAGTGATTGAAAAAACATACAAGGGTAAACTTTACACATTGTACCAAAGCATTATGCCTAAAGGTAAGAGCATATTCATGGTCTTGCCAGGCAACCCTACACAAGAATCTTTGCTCTAGACTCTTTGGGTTTTAGCTATAGTTAATGGCACTATTGTCTCCATTTTGTTTTTGGCTCAGATACAGATCAAGCCATGAAGCACATGCTGGTTCAAAACCTTAGCTTCCTCTACCCCAGCTTCTCAAGTACCAAGTCACGACTATGCTGGCTAGTTTCTTGTCAACCTGATACAGCAGCACCTGGGAAGTTAGACTTGACAGTCATCAGGAAGAGGGAAGCTCAGCCAAGGGAATGTTTCCACCAGGGTGGCTTTCAGGCAAGTCTGTGCTTCGGTcttaatgattggtgtgggagggcaCAGGTCACTGAAGGAGGTGTCTTCCTTGGTCACCTGTTTTGGTGTGGCataagaaatcaagctgagaAGTCACAtggagcaagcaagtaagcagcaaTCACTCATGGCCTCTCCCTCAGTTCCAgcactgagttcctgccctggcatccctcagtgatggactgcgtTTGGGAAATGGaagtcaaataaatcctttcctcatcAAGTTGGtattggtcagtgttttatcacatctATCTAAGGAAGATAACAACGGACAAATATTTCTTTACCCCTAGAAGCCTAAGGATGATAACTAATGGGCAAAGGTTTCTCTGCCCAGCAAGGTTCCCCCATGATTGGTCCTCATTTTCCTTGTGCAATAGTCTCTGGATGCATCACAGATTCATCATCTTGTTTGATCTTGTTCATCTGTTACAACTGAGAAGAGATCAGTTTCATCTGGTCTGACCCCACACTATGGAAGAAAGTGCCAGTTGTCAACGATCCAGTGCCAGTTAAACTCTCCAGCCAGTtttaagcagccaagagttatgGCAGGAATAGCTCTTAGGCCAGGCCTACCTGCAGTCTGTTGCGGGATATGAGTCTGTCTGTCCTGTGGGTGATGTGCTAGCATCTCAAACGCTGCTCAGCCTCTTTCTCTAGATGATGCCTTTTCTCATAATGGTAACAGATTTCAGTTAAAAAGCTCTCAAACAAATGACAGCagcttcatttatttcatttcttttcattcctgTTGGTATTGTGTTGCCTGTATGTCTAtgtgctgtgtgcatgcagtTCCTGTAGAAGTCAGTAGAGCATATAGGATTCCCTGAACAGGATAATGTCaggctgtgagccttcatgtatatactgagaactgaacctgggatcctggaagagcagtcagtgttcccaacccctgagccatctctccagctccaaagtgCAAAGACTTAGAGAATACTGCTGGTATCCTCCTTAGGTGTCCAGTACCTTTCAATTCTTTAAAGCCATATTT
This Mus musculus strain C57BL/6J chromosome 7, GRCm38.p6 C57BL/6J DNA region includes the following protein-coding sequences:
- the 4933421I07Rik gene encoding uncharacterized protein LOC71162 isoform 2 (isoform 2 is encoded by transcript variant 2), translated to MFRCFQTCRGSGHKKAKSSWLGCFWRRLIRPLTHLRHASRSEPKVCCENEQEPDSMSNHPRFDYKSREYIQQMIDYIPAAIQNRDHLCLDIFVAMYRTYATTWEVLDLLMKTYASFRTDCIEDQQTKSAIFSFLFGWFQKFPQDFYESPDLAVLSQFTEYVRLNVPFGDGDTQAREPLSMFKDQEAITLRLEEGEKVWCWLLDKVGGGFGDGFH